Proteins encoded within one genomic window of Solea senegalensis isolate Sse05_10M linkage group LG11, IFAPA_SoseM_1, whole genome shotgun sequence:
- the LOC122777680 gene encoding protein NDRG3-like isoform X1, with protein MMEELHDVQLTEIRPLLTGQSGRNLQDFDCQEHDVETAHGVLHVTMRGAVKSNRPTILTYHDVGLNHKSCFNTLFNYEDMQEVTQHFSVVHVDAPGQQENAPVFPTGYQYPSMDELAEMLPSVLTQLHVQTVIGIGVGAGAYVLTKLALKKPSLVEGLLLINIDPCAKGWVDWAASKLSGFTSNLVDIIMGHHFSTEELTENQEIIQTYRLHVSQDIPQENLALFYNSYESREELQIERPVPGMNENTVVTLRCPALLVVGDSSPAVDAVVECNSRLNPTKTTLLKMADCGGLPQVVQPGKLIEAFKYFVQGMSYIPHVVLNHLSSQSVPSVGMTRLVRSRTHSTSSVSSTDGSRSRSNTNSQAEGAASDVTPPLSS; from the exons ATGATGGAGGAGCTTCATGACGTCCAGCTGACTGAGATCAGACCACTGCTGACGGGGCAG agtGGTAGAAATCTTCAGGATTTTGACTGTCAG GAGCACGATGTGGAGACGGCCCACGGCGTCCTGCACGTCACCATGAGAGGTGCCGTGAAGAGCAACCGACCCACAATCCTCACCTACCATGATGTCGGACTGAACC acaagTCGTGCTTCAACACCCTGTTCAACTACGAGGACATGCAAGAGGTGACTCAGCATTTCTCAGTTGTGCATGTTGATGCTCCAGGACAGCAGGAGAATGCTCCAGTCTTCCCCACAGg gtacCAGTATCCCTCCATGGATGAACTGGCTGAGATGCTTCCGTCTGTCCTCACACAGCTACA tgtacaGACTGTGATTGGGATCGGTGTTGGAGCTGGAGCTTACGTCCTCACCAAACTGGCT CTGAAGAAGCCAAGTCTGGTGGAGGGTTTACTTCTGATCAACATCGACCCCTGTGCAAAGGGCTGGGTGGACTGGGCTGCCTccaag CTGAGCGGCTTCACAAGTAACCTGGTCGACATCATCATGGGACACCACTTTagcact GAGGAGCTGACAGAGAATCAGGAGATCATCCAGACGTACAGACTGCACGTGTCTCAGGATATTCCTCAAGAAAACCTGGCTCTGTTCTACAACAGCTACGAGAG tcgtGAAGAGTTACAGATAGAGCGACCTGTTCCTggtatgaatgaaaacaccGTCGTCACACTCAG GTGTCCTGCTCTGCTGGTGGTTGGAGACTCGTCACCTGCTGTTGATGCAGTG GTGGAGTGTAACTCCAGACTGAACCCGACCAAAACTACACTGCTCAag ATGGCGGACTGTGGAGGACTTCCTCAGGTGGTGCAG CCTGGAAAGCTCATCGAGGCTTTCAAGTATTTTGTTCAGGGGATGAGCTACA TCCCTCATGTTGTGTTAAACCACCTGAGCAGCCAATCAG TGCCCTCAGTTGGTATGACCCGGCTGGTTCGCTCCAGAACTCACTCAACCTCCAGTGTCAGCTCCACTGACGGCAGCCGGAGCCGCAGTAACACCAACTCACAGGCAGAGGGCGCCGCCTCTGACGTGACGCCACCGCTCAGCTCGTAG
- the LOC122777680 gene encoding protein NDRG3-like isoform X2 → MMEELHDVQLTEIRPLLTGQSGRNLQDFDCQEHDVETAHGVLHVTMRGAVKSNRPTILTYHDVGLNHKSCFNTLFNYEDMQEVTQHFSVVHVDAPGQQENAPVFPTGYQYPSMDELAEMLPSVLTQLHVQTVIGIGVGAGAYVLTKLALKKPSLVEGLLLINIDPCAKGWVDWAASKLSGFTSNLVDIIMGHHFSTEELTENQEIIQTYRLHVSQDIPQENLALFYNSYESREELQIERPVPGMNENTVVTLRCPALLVVGDSSPAVDAVVECNSRLNPTKTTLLKMADCGGLPQVVQPGKLIEAFKYFVQGMSYMPSVGMTRLVRSRTHSTSSVSSTDGSRSRSNTNSQAEGAASDVTPPLSS, encoded by the exons ATGATGGAGGAGCTTCATGACGTCCAGCTGACTGAGATCAGACCACTGCTGACGGGGCAG agtGGTAGAAATCTTCAGGATTTTGACTGTCAG GAGCACGATGTGGAGACGGCCCACGGCGTCCTGCACGTCACCATGAGAGGTGCCGTGAAGAGCAACCGACCCACAATCCTCACCTACCATGATGTCGGACTGAACC acaagTCGTGCTTCAACACCCTGTTCAACTACGAGGACATGCAAGAGGTGACTCAGCATTTCTCAGTTGTGCATGTTGATGCTCCAGGACAGCAGGAGAATGCTCCAGTCTTCCCCACAGg gtacCAGTATCCCTCCATGGATGAACTGGCTGAGATGCTTCCGTCTGTCCTCACACAGCTACA tgtacaGACTGTGATTGGGATCGGTGTTGGAGCTGGAGCTTACGTCCTCACCAAACTGGCT CTGAAGAAGCCAAGTCTGGTGGAGGGTTTACTTCTGATCAACATCGACCCCTGTGCAAAGGGCTGGGTGGACTGGGCTGCCTccaag CTGAGCGGCTTCACAAGTAACCTGGTCGACATCATCATGGGACACCACTTTagcact GAGGAGCTGACAGAGAATCAGGAGATCATCCAGACGTACAGACTGCACGTGTCTCAGGATATTCCTCAAGAAAACCTGGCTCTGTTCTACAACAGCTACGAGAG tcgtGAAGAGTTACAGATAGAGCGACCTGTTCCTggtatgaatgaaaacaccGTCGTCACACTCAG GTGTCCTGCTCTGCTGGTGGTTGGAGACTCGTCACCTGCTGTTGATGCAGTG GTGGAGTGTAACTCCAGACTGAACCCGACCAAAACTACACTGCTCAag ATGGCGGACTGTGGAGGACTTCCTCAGGTGGTGCAG CCTGGAAAGCTCATCGAGGCTTTCAAGTATTTTGTTCAGGGGATGAGCTACA TGCCCTCAGTTGGTATGACCCGGCTGGTTCGCTCCAGAACTCACTCAACCTCCAGTGTCAGCTCCACTGACGGCAGCCGGAGCCGCAGTAACACCAACTCACAGGCAGAGGGCGCCGCCTCTGACGTGACGCCACCGCTCAGCTCGTAG